The Methanomicrobia archaeon DNA window CGCAGAGATGAATTGTTTTTGAAGCTGCTGTGGATGACCGGTGTGCGCGTGAGCGAGGCAACGGCGATTACATCCACTGACATAAAGGAAGGTAGCTTGCGGATCTATGGCAAGGCGAAACCGACATTGAAAGGAAAACGCGGGAAGAAGGGTAAGCTCAAAGATGGCAAACGCGAACGGTACATCCCGCTACCCGACAGCCTACGCGCTGATCTCTACTCGTATATTTTCGATGCACAAATAGAATCGAGCGAGCGCATATTCCCCTTCACTACAAGGCGAGCTTACCAGTTGGTGAAGCGATATGCCGATCTTGCAGGGGTAGAGCAGAACCGCGAAGCAGGGATCCATCCCCACCTATTCAGGCACGGATTCGCACTGAACTTTTTGAAACAGACTCATACTTTGGGGTGCATTGAAGGAGCTGCTCGGTCATGTCTATACTGCGCACCACGATCTATCTTCGACTAGCGCAGGTGGATCTTCGGGAAGCGATGGATCAGGTCAACTTCTACGTGTAGGATTGGCTGCTGCAGAACGTCAACCTACTCTTTGTGAAAGCGGTTCGGAAGAAGAGGCGCGCCTTGGACTTGGATATACCCAGAGTTGCTACCAGCATATATCATCGTGATTTTCGTCATTCGATATCAACAGATTTTAATGCAAGCATAAGCGAAAATCCAAAATAACCGCTCAGCTAACCAGATACAGGACTTGTACTACCAGCTCTTTCGTGTGAATTCGTATTACCGAGCAATATACTTAAAGGCGAGCAATGAGGCCACGATAAACTAGAATCTCTTTATCTTATCCATTATTATCGCACCATCAAGTTATTTATAGAGGCTGTACAATCATTCTCTTCGTGGCTGTGTGAA harbors:
- a CDS encoding site-specific integrase, which gives rise to MINTARMRNRRDELFLKLLWMTGVRVSEATAITSTDIKEGSLRIYGKAKPTLKGKRGKKGKLKDGKRERYIPLPDSLRADLYSYIFDAQIESSERIFPFTTRRAYQLVKRYADLAGVEQNREAGIHPHLFRHGFALNFLKQTHTLGCIEGAARSCLYCAPRSIFD